The genomic interval GGTTAATCCCATCTCTTTGGGACACCCCGGTACATTGCCCCGTGTTAATGCCCGTGCTGTTGATTTTGCCATCAAATTAGGACTTGCACTCAATTGCAAAATCCGTTATGAAAACCAATTTGCACGGAAAAACTATTTCTATGCCGATTTGCCGAAAGGTTATCAAATAACCCAGGATAAAACGCCCATTTGTTACGATGGATTTTTAAACATCCGCCTTGCCGGTGGAGTGGTCAAAAAAATTGGTATTACACGTATACACATGGAAGAAGATGCCGGCAAAAGTATTCACGACATGGATCCTTTCAATACCCTTATCGATCTCAACCGCGCGGGTGTGCCTTTGTTGGAAATTGTGTCCGAACCCGATATTCGCACGCCCGAAGAGGCTGCTTCATACATTTCTGAGATTCGTAAACTCGTGAGATACCTCGATATTTGTGACGGAAATATGGAGGAGGGCAGCTTGCGTTGCGATGCCAATATCTCGGTGCGAATCCGGGGTGCCAATTCCTTTGGCCAACGTACAGAGGTAAAAAACATCAACTCCATACGCAATGTGCAAAAAGCCATTGAATACGAGATCAATCGCCAGATTGACGTTTTAGAGTCGGGTGGTGTGATCGAACAAGAAACACGTACTTTTGACGCAATCAAAGGAATCACCATTTCCATGCGAACCAAAGAAATGGCTCACGATTACCGATATTTCCCGGAGCCCGATTTGCTTCCGGTATATGTGACAAACGAAAAAATAGAGCAAATTGCCACAACAATGCCTGCCTTACCCGGACAATTGTACGAGAAATATATCAATCAGTATCAATTGCCGGAATATGACACTTTCATCATAACCGAAAACAAGGCCTTTGCTCTTTATTTTGACCGGCTCTGCCATCTCACCAATCACTACAAAGCGGCCGCCAATTGGATGATCGGTCCTGTGAAATCATATTTGAATGAAAATGCCCTTGAACCTGAAGATTTTCCGCTATCTCCTGAAACAATGGCGGATTTGATCGATATGGTTGAAAAAAACGTGGTCAGCTTTAGTGTTGCTTCCCAGAAAATCTTTCCCGAGCTGCTAAAAAATCCTTCTGCCTCTCCTGTGCAACTTGCCCGAGATATGAATTTGGTACAAGAAAGCGATTCGGGGCAAATAATGGAATGGGCGAAACAAGCATTGGAAAAATACCCCGAAAAGATTAAAGAATATCAAGCCGGGAAGAAAGGATTGCTTGGTCTTTTCATGGGAGAAGTGATGAAATTGTCGGGAGGAAAAGCCGATCCTAAAATAGCCAACAAAATTTTACAAGAACTTTTAAATAAATAAACTGTTTATGCAACTATTGAAAAAATCAGCCTGGTTAATGTTTGTGCCGATTTTGTTTGCTTGCAAACCCGAAAAAGAAAAATCCATTAGTGGTACCATCACTAACCTGCCCAAATCCACTTTGATATCGCTCTACGAACTAAATCCCAATAAAATGGATTTGGTCGATTCGGTGAGGACTTCGGACGGTAATTTTGCTTTTGACCCTGTCATCAACGAGCCCACTTATTTTCGTATCCAACTGCCCGACAGGACATTTGTCAATATTATCATGAAGCCCGGTGAGAAAATCAGGATCACTTCCGATTATTCTACATTTGGAGACCAATATGTAGTGGAAGGGTCGGAAGAATCAAAATTATTGCAGACATACAATAAAATTGTGAAAAACAACTTTTTGCAAAGGGAAGAATTAAACACCGAATATCAAAACAATATCAATCATCCCAAAATTGATTCATTGATTAAAGTGTATGGAGAGAAATACAATGCATTGATAAGCGATCTCGAAAAACGTACCATGCAATTGATCGATACGGCTCCGGCTACCTTTGTGGCTCTTTCGGCTGTAGAACAATTGGATAAAGACAAATATTTTGCCTATTACTTAAAAGTGGACAGTGCTTTTGCTCAAAAATATCCGGAATCGAAATACTTCAAATCTTTTCATGAAAGAGTGCAAAAAATGAGAAAACTTGCCCCCGGTGTTCCGGCGCCCGATATTGTTTTGCCTGATGTCAAAGGCAATACACGCCGGCTTTCCGATTTAAAAGGCAAATATGTATTGATTGACTTTTGGGCCTCATGGTGTAAGCCGTGCAGGGCTGAAAATCCCAATGTGGTTCGTCTGTATAAAAAATACAATTCAAAAGGATTCGAAATTTTTTCTGTTTCGTTGGATGGTTTGCCACATCAGCCCAATCCTAAAGAGCTTTGGTTGCAAGCTATCAAAGAAGACGGTTTGATATGGCCCAATCATGTGAGCGATTTACAAGGGTGGAATTCACCTGTAGTGGCGATTTATGAAATTCAAGGCATACCTTTTACTGTATTGGTCGGTCCCGATGGCAATATCATTGCCAAAAACCTTCGGGGCAAAAGTTTGGAAGACAAACTGAAAGAAATTTTTGGTGAATAAATTTTTTTCAAAAATATGGCTATTGCCGGTTTTATATGGCGTTGGTTCCAATGCACAGGACAATTATTTTCAGCAAAGAGTGTCATATGACATACAGGTGACTCTCAATGTTAAAGAAAAATCCCTCACAGGTTTTGAAAAAATCGTTTATGTCAACCAATCGCCCGATTATTTGTCTTATATCAAATTTCATCTCTGGCCTAATGCTTATAAAGATTACCGCACAGAATTATCAAAACAGCTGGTAGAAAACAATGACGTATCTCTACATTTTGCCCCGCCCGGTGAACGCGGTTACATCGATATGGTCGATTTCAAAGTGAACAATCAACCCG from Vicingaceae bacterium carries:
- the gatB gene encoding aspartyl/glutamyl-tRNA(Asn/Gln) amidotransferase subunit B, with product MIYRGKYEAVIGLEIHAQLNTKSKMYSSDPNQYGELPNTLVNPISLGHPGTLPRVNARAVDFAIKLGLALNCKIRYENQFARKNYFYADLPKGYQITQDKTPICYDGFLNIRLAGGVVKKIGITRIHMEEDAGKSIHDMDPFNTLIDLNRAGVPLLEIVSEPDIRTPEEAASYISEIRKLVRYLDICDGNMEEGSLRCDANISVRIRGANSFGQRTEVKNINSIRNVQKAIEYEINRQIDVLESGGVIEQETRTFDAIKGITISMRTKEMAHDYRYFPEPDLLPVYVTNEKIEQIATTMPALPGQLYEKYINQYQLPEYDTFIITENKAFALYFDRLCHLTNHYKAAANWMIGPVKSYLNENALEPEDFPLSPETMADLIDMVEKNVVSFSVASQKIFPELLKNPSASPVQLARDMNLVQESDSGQIMEWAKQALEKYPEKIKEYQAGKKGLLGLFMGEVMKLSGGKADPKIANKILQELLNK